A region of the Candidatus Desulfatibia profunda genome:
ATGTTATTTATAAGTATTCTATACTTGCCCTGGATTTCTCCTGAGCCTGATTCTTTTAACCCCAAGGGCGAAAATTTTTGAGAAATAATAAATCAATCTTGTGGGACAAAGTGTAATCCTGTCATTTTAGATAACCTATAGATAATACACTATTTTATAATAACAAACAGCTGATGACATCATAACAAGGAGGTGCCGCCATGCCCAGATCGGAATTAGACCCCCGCTTGCCCCTTATCCAGGACGCTGACCTGCGGGACAAAATCGTCCTGGTGCGAATAGACCACAATGTCGTTAAAAAAGGGGAGATTCATGATCCCTACCGCATCGATGCCACCATCGGCACGTTGTACAATATTGTGGAACGGGGCGGGCGTCTCATCCTCATGTCCCACGTGGGACGGCCCCGTGACAAAAAAACCGGCCGTATCAAAGTGGAAGACGGCACTTCGGTCCAGCCGATTGTTGAATATCTGGAACGCAAACTTCACACCAAGTTCTCGGTGCCCCAGTTTCCGGTTGATCCGGACGTCGGTATCCGGCAGATAGATACCTCCATTAACTGGCATATCCGGGACCTGCGCGCCCGTCGGATCGGCGGCATCTATCTGCCCAACACGCGCTGGTTCGAGGGCGAAGAGGCCACCGGTGAAACCAAAGAACGCTTTGCGCTGCAACTGGCCGGACTGGCCGATGTCTTTGTCAATGATGCTTTCGGTTCCTGGCAGCCCAATGCCTCCACCTATGACGTAACCAAGTTTTTGCCAAGTTACGCCGGTTTTCTGATGCAGAAGGAATTTATTTTTCTCAAGCATGTTCTGGAGCCGGAGCGCCCCTTTGTCGCTGTGGTCGCCGGGGCCAAATATGACACCAAAATCGGCCCGCTTAACGAGATCTACAAAAAGGTCGACCACCTTTTGCTGGGCGGTGTCATCTATAATGCCTTCCTGTGCGCCAAGTACGACGTTCGGGTGGCCGGGGTCTCCGAGGATGACATTGCGGCGGCCAAGGATCTGGTCCGGCAGGACCGGCTGAACAACAAGATAGTTGAACTGCCCTTTGTGGTCGAGTCCGATACGCTTGAGGGTCGGGTGGAAGGAAAGTTCAGGACACGCGACATCAGGAACTTCAAGCCGGGGGAAGAGTACCGATACCTGCTCGATGTGGCTCCGGAATCGTTTGACGCTCCCGGAGTTGCCAAGGTCATCAGTTCGGCCAAGACCATTCTAGTGAATGCGGTGATGGGATTTACGCCGCACTTTTATGAGGGTTCCAAGGAACTGGACCAAACCATCGACCGGAACCGGCAGGCCCAAAAGCTCTACGGCGGCGGCGACACGCTCCAGGAATTCAAGAACCTCAGCCCCGGCCTCTATCTGGCCGCCATGGATAACGCCCAGTATTATTTCTTCACCGGAGGAGGGACTGTCCTGAAGGCCATTGAAGAAGGATCGCCTTACGGTCTTGAACCGGTTAAGGCCCTGATGGAAAACGCGGCCGGCCGGGCCTCGGCAAGCCCAAAAAAATAGGTGAGTGGCGTCATCACTGAGGTTGGGCGCTCCTGATAACAGGATGTAAGTCGAATGACTGACCTTTCGGTCTTGTCCTAACGCCCCGGTCTTTTTCAAACCTCAAAACCGGAACTTGGACCTGAGATCGCACACTCACCTGGACCTTATATTAGAGGATAGGGGCTTGATGTG
Encoded here:
- a CDS encoding phosphoglycerate kinase, with amino-acid sequence MPRSELDPRLPLIQDADLRDKIVLVRIDHNVVKKGEIHDPYRIDATIGTLYNIVERGGRLILMSHVGRPRDKKTGRIKVEDGTSVQPIVEYLERKLHTKFSVPQFPVDPDVGIRQIDTSINWHIRDLRARRIGGIYLPNTRWFEGEEATGETKERFALQLAGLADVFVNDAFGSWQPNASTYDVTKFLPSYAGFLMQKEFIFLKHVLEPERPFVAVVAGAKYDTKIGPLNEIYKKVDHLLLGGVIYNAFLCAKYDVRVAGVSEDDIAAAKDLVRQDRLNNKIVELPFVVESDTLEGRVEGKFRTRDIRNFKPGEEYRYLLDVAPESFDAPGVAKVISSAKTILVNAVMGFTPHFYEGSKELDQTIDRNRQAQKLYGGGDTLQEFKNLSPGLYLAAMDNAQYYFFTGGGTVLKAIEEGSPYGLEPVKALMENAAGRASASPKK